From a region of the Streptacidiphilus albus JL83 genome:
- a CDS encoding MFS transporter: MTDTQDQPQSAAAPASTAPPSAPPRAVLGLAALALFVASANLRPAIAAVSPLADRIQAGLGLDSIGVSLLTALPTLAMGLCAPLAAAVGRRIGLHAGVLLGLTVIAVGSLARGAAATTWLQLSCAAVVGGGIAIAQTLLPAVVKTRFASRASLVTGLYTVGLGLGGAVAAGVSAPLADAFDSWPGALASWSVLAVAGMAVWLAAKRSLDLDSLAGPGGPVTKGLPWRSSTAWCITVISAGNSALYYCELTWIAPLLQHDGGRSASDAGFLLTVMISIQVVAMLTVPMLLGERIDRRIGLIGTSLLTGIGFLGFALSPGAGAWVWLVAMGIGHGGLFTLVLTLPVSAARNPVQAGRFSAMAFFVGYGCAAVLPVVVGELRDATGNFRVAFTVLAAVAALLVIPMCRMSPRRFAMADPAAD; this comes from the coding sequence ATGACCGACACTCAAGATCAGCCGCAGTCGGCGGCCGCCCCGGCGAGCACCGCGCCCCCGTCCGCACCGCCCAGGGCCGTCCTCGGCCTCGCCGCCCTGGCCCTGTTCGTGGCCTCGGCCAACCTGCGGCCGGCCATCGCCGCCGTCTCCCCCCTGGCCGACCGGATCCAGGCCGGCCTCGGCCTCGACTCCATCGGCGTCTCCCTGCTCACCGCCCTCCCCACCCTCGCCATGGGGCTGTGCGCGCCCCTGGCCGCCGCCGTCGGCCGCAGGATCGGCCTGCACGCCGGGGTGCTGCTCGGGCTCACAGTGATCGCCGTGGGCTCGCTGGCCCGTGGCGCGGCCGCGACCACCTGGCTCCAACTGAGCTGTGCGGCCGTCGTCGGTGGTGGGATCGCGATCGCGCAGACCCTGCTGCCCGCCGTCGTGAAGACCCGGTTCGCCTCCAGGGCGAGCCTGGTCACCGGCCTCTACACGGTTGGTCTCGGCCTCGGCGGCGCGGTGGCGGCGGGCGTGAGCGCCCCGCTGGCCGACGCCTTCGACTCCTGGCCGGGCGCACTGGCCTCCTGGTCGGTCCTGGCGGTCGCGGGCATGGCGGTCTGGCTCGCCGCGAAGCGGTCGCTGGACCTGGACAGCCTGGCCGGCCCCGGCGGACCGGTGACCAAGGGCCTGCCCTGGCGCAGCTCCACGGCCTGGTGCATCACCGTGATCTCGGCCGGGAACTCCGCGCTGTACTACTGCGAGCTCACCTGGATCGCGCCACTGCTCCAACATGACGGCGGGCGCAGCGCGTCCGATGCCGGATTCCTGCTCACGGTGATGATCTCGATCCAGGTCGTCGCCATGCTCACCGTGCCCATGCTGCTCGGCGAGCGGATCGACCGGCGGATCGGCCTGATCGGCACCTCCCTGCTGACCGGCATCGGCTTCCTCGGCTTCGCCCTCAGCCCGGGGGCCGGCGCCTGGGTGTGGCTGGTGGCCATGGGCATCGGCCACGGCGGGCTGTTCACCCTGGTGCTGACCCTGCCGGTGTCGGCCGCCCGGAATCCGGTCCAGGCCGGACGGTTCAGCGCCATGGCGTTCTTCGTCGGCTACGGCTGCGCCGCCGTCCTCCCGGTGGTCGTCGGTGAACTACGGGACGCCACCGGGAACTTCCGGGTCGCCTTCACCGTACTGGCGGCCGTCGCCGCGCTGCTGGTGATCCCCATGTGCCGGATGTCGCCCCGACGGTTCGCGATGGCCGATCCGGCCGCGGACTGA
- a CDS encoding class I SAM-dependent methyltransferase, translated as MDAKTLDAYERDAAGYAEDWHTQPTDSELREAVRSHFHVGPTADIGCGAGRDTSWLAEAGFAAVGYDASPALLTEARRRHPGVPFEQAALPELAGVAEGSFQNVLCETVIMHLPPEELAPSLRRLTAILVPGGTLYLTWRVSPGAGLRDEHGRLYAGFDAKTVRDSLGPHTVLVDQEVTSESSGRTIHRLIVRTA; from the coding sequence ATGGACGCCAAGACCCTCGACGCCTACGAGCGGGACGCGGCCGGGTACGCGGAGGACTGGCACACCCAGCCGACCGACAGCGAGCTGCGCGAGGCCGTGCGCAGCCACTTCCACGTCGGGCCGACCGCCGACATCGGCTGCGGCGCCGGCCGCGACACCTCCTGGCTCGCCGAGGCGGGCTTCGCGGCCGTGGGCTACGACGCCTCGCCGGCCCTGCTGACGGAGGCACGGCGGCGCCACCCCGGCGTCCCGTTCGAGCAGGCCGCGCTGCCGGAACTCGCGGGCGTCGCCGAGGGATCGTTCCAGAACGTCCTCTGCGAGACGGTCATCATGCACCTGCCGCCCGAGGAGCTCGCCCCGTCCCTGCGGCGCCTCACCGCGATCCTGGTGCCGGGCGGGACCCTCTACCTCACCTGGCGGGTCAGCCCGGGGGCCGGCCTGCGCGACGAGCACGGCCGCCTGTACGCCGGCTTCGACGCGAAGACGGTCCGGGACTCGCTGGGGCCGCACACCGTCCTGGTCGACCAGGAGGTCACCAGCGAGTCCTCGGGCCGGACCATTCACCGCCTCATCGTGCGCACCGCCTGA
- a CDS encoding SDR family NAD(P)-dependent oxidoreductase: MQQTWFITGSSRGFGRTLVRAALEAGDLVAATARRPEQLADLVERFGDRIRPIALDVTDPAAARAALAEAQQCFGRIDVLVNNAGYANVAPIETADEADFRAQFETNFWGVYNVTKAAIPILREQKSGLVVQFSSVGGRVGGSPGIASYQAAKFAIDGFSRVLRAETAPFGVKVLVVEPSGFRTDWAGSSMVVHDIPAAYAETVGAVNARLRQNGDGPAGDPDRAAGILVQLAKRRDIPHHLPLGVHAAEASIALDRQLLADDLKWREVARSADFAESYPVAFPADPAH, translated from the coding sequence ATGCAACAGACCTGGTTCATCACCGGCTCCTCCCGCGGCTTCGGCCGCACCCTTGTCCGTGCGGCGCTCGAAGCCGGCGACCTCGTGGCCGCGACGGCCCGCCGCCCCGAGCAGTTGGCCGACCTGGTCGAGCGCTTCGGCGACCGGATCCGCCCGATCGCGCTCGACGTGACCGACCCGGCGGCCGCGCGGGCGGCCCTCGCCGAGGCGCAGCAGTGCTTCGGCCGGATCGACGTGCTGGTGAACAACGCCGGCTACGCCAATGTCGCGCCGATCGAGACCGCCGACGAGGCCGACTTCCGTGCCCAGTTCGAGACGAATTTCTGGGGCGTGTACAACGTCACCAAGGCCGCCATCCCGATCCTGCGGGAACAGAAGTCGGGCCTGGTGGTGCAGTTCTCCTCCGTGGGCGGGAGGGTCGGCGGTTCCCCGGGCATCGCCTCGTACCAGGCGGCCAAGTTCGCCATCGACGGCTTCAGCCGCGTGCTGCGTGCCGAGACCGCCCCGTTCGGGGTGAAGGTGCTGGTCGTCGAGCCCAGCGGATTCCGCACCGACTGGGCCGGTTCCTCGATGGTCGTCCACGACATCCCGGCGGCGTACGCGGAGACGGTCGGCGCGGTCAACGCGCGGCTGCGGCAGAACGGCGACGGCCCGGCCGGCGATCCGGACCGGGCCGCCGGGATCCTCGTGCAGCTGGCCAAGCGCCGCGACATCCCGCACCACCTGCCCCTGGGCGTCCATGCGGCGGAGGCCTCGATCGCCCTGGACCGGCAGCTCCTGGCGGACGACCTGAAGTGGCGCGAGGTCGCCCGCTCGGCCGACTTCGCCGAGTCCTACCCGGTCGCGTTCCCCGCCGACCCGGCGCACTGA
- a CDS encoding TetR/AcrR family transcriptional regulator → MDTSEFQRARSPEAKRLRETAILDAARELGREQGIRNVTLTDIAAAVAMHKSALLRYFETREEIFLRLTAQGWAEWSDSLSARLRAASDPGPAPASVAQAFAATLASRGMFCDLLAQAPLNLERNVSLDAVRTFKLATLAARQPIVAALRERLPALSEQEHGDLIATAVALAGAMWQIANPGPEVAALYRSDPRLAHAVVDLEPRLARILTATAGGMSGRPGDVRA, encoded by the coding sequence GTGGACACCTCGGAGTTTCAGCGCGCCCGGTCACCGGAGGCCAAGCGCCTGCGCGAGACCGCGATCCTGGACGCGGCGCGGGAACTCGGCCGCGAGCAGGGCATCAGGAACGTCACCCTGACCGACATCGCCGCCGCAGTGGCGATGCACAAGTCGGCGCTGCTGCGGTACTTCGAGACCCGCGAGGAGATCTTCCTGCGGCTGACCGCGCAGGGCTGGGCGGAGTGGTCCGACTCGCTGTCGGCTCGACTGCGCGCGGCCTCCGATCCGGGCCCGGCCCCGGCATCCGTCGCGCAGGCGTTCGCGGCCACCCTCGCGTCCCGGGGGATGTTCTGCGACCTGCTGGCCCAGGCGCCGCTCAACCTCGAACGCAATGTCTCGCTGGACGCGGTCCGCACCTTCAAACTCGCCACGCTCGCCGCCCGGCAGCCGATCGTCGCAGCCCTGCGCGAGCGGCTGCCCGCCCTGAGCGAACAGGAGCACGGCGACCTGATCGCGACGGCCGTCGCACTGGCCGGGGCGATGTGGCAGATCGCGAACCCGGGCCCGGAGGTCGCCGCGCTCTACCGCAGCGACCCCCGGCTCGCCCACGCCGTCGTCGACCTCGAACCCCGCCTCGCCCGGATCCTGACCGCGACGGCCGGCGGCATGTCCGGCCGGCCGGGCGACGTCCGGGCCTGA
- a CDS encoding G1 family glutamic endopeptidase, with amino-acid sequence MAKTASACLLVIGATLVALGSPAAANAATERPATGSTTGIPSTGPAHSLVRHAGADNSWGGYAVTGGTYHSVTGNWTVPALNCSATAGDISFWSGLDGWTSSTVEQIGLDAVCTKSGQVQYNPWVEMYPANSIYFSEPIEAGDTMTSSVVTNGSGSFTLVLADPTRGWTKTYTKSLKSAALSSAEVIVEAIGSQDIPPCPDFSSIQFTDVTANGGTFAGAGTVNSTNLERNGVLLTQDGALDGTSFPVGWLHA; translated from the coding sequence ATGGCAAAGACCGCCTCCGCCTGCCTGCTCGTGATAGGTGCAACCCTCGTCGCCCTGGGCAGCCCGGCCGCCGCCAACGCGGCGACCGAGCGCCCCGCCACCGGGTCGACAACTGGCATACCGTCAACCGGTCCGGCCCACAGCCTGGTTCGCCATGCCGGGGCCGACAACAGCTGGGGCGGCTACGCCGTCACCGGCGGTACCTACCACTCCGTCACCGGCAACTGGACGGTCCCGGCCCTGAACTGCTCGGCGACCGCGGGCGACATCTCCTTCTGGTCCGGACTGGACGGATGGACCAGCAGCACGGTGGAGCAGATCGGGCTGGACGCGGTGTGCACCAAGTCCGGCCAGGTGCAGTACAACCCGTGGGTCGAGATGTACCCGGCCAACTCCATCTACTTCTCCGAGCCGATCGAGGCCGGGGACACCATGACCTCCAGCGTCGTCACCAACGGCAGCGGCTCCTTCACCCTGGTGCTGGCCGACCCCACCCGGGGCTGGACCAAGACCTACACCAAGTCGCTGAAGTCGGCCGCGCTCAGCTCGGCCGAGGTGATCGTGGAGGCGATAGGCAGCCAGGACATCCCGCCCTGCCCGGACTTCAGCTCGATCCAGTTCACCGACGTCACCGCCAACGGCGGTACGTTCGCCGGCGCGGGGACGGTCAACAGCACCAACCTGGAGCGCAACGGGGTGCTGCTGACCCAGGACGGCGCCCTGGACGGCACCTCCTTCCCGGTCGGCTGGCTGCACGCCTGA
- a CDS encoding SigE family RNA polymerase sigma factor has protein sequence MKEDDGELHAFIEGGRDRLFRSAFLLCGDRHEADDLVQSTLLKVVMAWRRLERIDNVEAYTRRTLMSVFIASRRRMWRRETPHADLPERPARVAGAPDPGSELTQAVLTALAGLPVKQRAVLVLRYWEDLTVEATAEALNMRPGTVRSHASRGIATMRSAVPLAAAHLQKEDA, from the coding sequence ATGAAGGAGGACGACGGTGAATTGCACGCATTCATCGAGGGCGGGCGGGATCGGCTGTTCCGCAGTGCCTTTCTGCTGTGCGGGGACCGCCACGAGGCGGACGACCTGGTCCAGTCGACGCTGCTGAAGGTCGTCATGGCCTGGCGGCGGCTGGAGCGGATCGACAATGTCGAGGCCTACACGCGGCGCACGCTGATGAGCGTGTTCATCGCCTCGCGCCGCAGAATGTGGCGGCGGGAGACTCCGCACGCGGACCTCCCCGAGCGCCCCGCCCGCGTCGCCGGGGCGCCGGATCCTGGGTCCGAGCTGACCCAGGCCGTCCTGACGGCCCTCGCCGGGCTCCCCGTCAAACAGCGCGCCGTGCTCGTCCTGCGCTACTGGGAGGACCTGACAGTGGAAGCCACGGCGGAGGCACTGAACATGCGTCCCGGAACGGTACGCAGCCACGCCTCGCGGGGGATCGCGACGATGCGCTCCGCCGTGCCACTGGCGGCCGCTCACTTGCAGAAGGAGGATGCATGA
- a CDS encoding XRE family transcriptional regulator translates to MAEDEERAATTFAGRLRRFRQRAGMTLEGLASASGVSVRTIGGLERGHILGPQRRTVTALADGLGLDEPHREALEQLAEAGRPRPVTAPAGWCVPPRPVAEFTGRGPQLAQLAALAGSGRTASVVVLSGPGGIGKTTLAVEAGRRLADERGLGLLHLDLRGMDPEPLDPGAALFRLLKALGVGNRDIPDELDARSGQLRALLQQRPAIVVLDNALDEQQVRPLLPGTGASFVLVTSRRLLTGLQGVERLAVPVLEAPEALELLRAISGDVDGPRGEGLPELAALCGGLPLALRIIGNRLATRPGWNAREFAKRLADSERRLERINAGDLKITVAFGMSYDQLSAAARRLCRRLALVPGPDFAAPLASVLIGSSVDEAEDLLDELHELGLLSQRGDGRYGFHDLIRLFAGDRLAAEEEPSALETPTRAMTDWLLRATVAAGRWFEPDYGAAPTDGQLSVDLPTRDAAGSWLQTEADNWFGALHIAATHRWDRQVVETTEALHHFSDRWLQWAHWYELFALGAAAAERLDDAVAQAKQLTYASRAQAQRRE, encoded by the coding sequence GTGGCTGAGGACGAAGAGCGAGCGGCAACCACGTTCGCCGGCCGGCTGCGCCGGTTTCGGCAGCGGGCAGGAATGACACTGGAGGGGCTGGCGAGCGCCTCGGGGGTCAGCGTGCGCACCATCGGCGGGCTGGAGCGCGGTCATATCCTCGGGCCGCAGCGGCGCACGGTGACCGCGCTGGCCGACGGCCTCGGGTTGGACGAGCCGCATCGGGAGGCCCTGGAGCAGCTGGCGGAGGCGGGGCGTCCGCGCCCGGTCACGGCTCCGGCCGGGTGGTGCGTGCCGCCGCGGCCCGTGGCCGAGTTCACCGGACGCGGGCCGCAATTGGCCCAGCTCGCGGCACTGGCCGGCTCCGGGCGCACGGCCTCGGTCGTGGTGCTGTCCGGACCGGGCGGGATCGGCAAGACGACGCTGGCGGTGGAGGCGGGTCGCCGGCTGGCGGACGAGCGCGGCCTCGGGCTGCTCCATCTCGACCTGCGCGGCATGGACCCGGAGCCGCTGGACCCGGGTGCGGCCCTGTTCCGTCTGCTCAAGGCGCTCGGCGTCGGCAACCGGGACATACCCGATGAACTGGACGCCAGGTCGGGTCAGTTGCGCGCGCTGCTCCAGCAGCGGCCGGCGATCGTGGTGCTGGACAACGCCCTCGACGAGCAGCAGGTCCGGCCGCTGCTGCCGGGGACGGGAGCCTCGTTCGTGCTGGTGACCAGTCGCAGGCTGCTGACCGGCCTCCAGGGGGTCGAGCGGCTGGCGGTGCCGGTGCTGGAGGCCCCGGAGGCGCTCGAACTGCTGAGGGCGATCAGCGGTGATGTGGACGGCCCACGCGGTGAGGGCCTGCCGGAGCTGGCCGCGCTGTGCGGCGGGCTGCCGCTGGCCCTGCGGATCATCGGCAACCGGCTGGCCACCAGGCCGGGCTGGAACGCTCGCGAGTTCGCGAAGCGGTTGGCCGACTCGGAGCGGCGGTTGGAGCGGATCAACGCCGGCGACCTGAAGATCACTGTGGCCTTCGGCATGTCGTACGACCAGTTGAGCGCTGCGGCACGCAGGCTGTGCCGCAGGCTGGCGCTGGTACCGGGGCCCGACTTCGCCGCACCGCTGGCCTCGGTGCTGATCGGCTCGTCGGTGGACGAAGCCGAGGATCTGCTGGACGAGTTGCACGAGTTGGGGCTGCTGTCCCAGCGCGGCGACGGACGCTACGGCTTCCACGACCTGATCCGGCTGTTCGCCGGGGACCGGCTCGCGGCCGAGGAGGAGCCCTCGGCCCTGGAGACGCCGACCAGGGCGATGACCGACTGGCTGCTCCGGGCCACCGTTGCGGCCGGTCGCTGGTTCGAGCCCGACTACGGTGCCGCCCCGACGGACGGGCAGCTCTCGGTCGATCTGCCGACCCGGGACGCCGCCGGCAGCTGGCTGCAGACCGAGGCGGACAACTGGTTCGGCGCACTGCACATCGCCGCCACCCACCGATGGGACCGCCAGGTCGTCGAGACCACCGAGGCACTGCACCACTTCTCGGACCGCTGGCTCCAGTGGGCGCACTGGTACGAGCTCTTCGCGCTGGGCGCCGCGGCCGCCGAGCGGCTGGACGACGCCGTGGCACAGGCGAAGCAGTTGACCTACGCGTCACGGGCGCAGGCGCAGCGTCGGGAATAG
- a CDS encoding alpha/beta fold hydrolase, whose protein sequence is MSDPTKPTVVLVHGAFADASGFSGVIRELTVAGYRVVAPPNPLRGLAHDAAAVGAVTSAIDGPVVLVGHSYGGAVITQASAGLDNVVGLVYLAAFSLDEGESCGSVQAPFPATLLADSVRPTPYDAPGAVGGPDLYVDREHFRETFCADVPVDLARVLGATQRPLAAVAFSENATAAGWRTVPCWYLVSRHDNAVAPEAQRFMAQRMAATTEEIDGSHIAFVARPVRTAEFIKAALAKV, encoded by the coding sequence ATGTCTGATCCGACCAAACCCACCGTCGTCCTGGTCCACGGGGCGTTCGCCGACGCCTCGGGCTTCTCGGGCGTGATCCGCGAGCTGACCGTCGCGGGGTACCGCGTGGTCGCACCGCCGAACCCGCTGCGCGGTCTGGCCCACGACGCGGCCGCGGTAGGCGCCGTGACGTCCGCGATCGATGGACCGGTGGTGCTGGTGGGCCACTCGTACGGCGGCGCGGTGATCACCCAGGCCTCGGCCGGCCTCGACAACGTCGTGGGCCTGGTCTACCTCGCCGCGTTCAGCCTCGACGAGGGCGAGAGCTGCGGGTCCGTGCAGGCGCCCTTCCCGGCCACCCTGCTGGCCGACTCGGTGCGCCCGACCCCCTACGACGCACCCGGCGCCGTCGGCGGCCCCGACCTGTACGTCGACCGCGAGCACTTCCGCGAGACCTTCTGCGCCGACGTGCCCGTCGATCTGGCCCGGGTCCTGGGCGCCACCCAACGGCCGCTCGCCGCAGTCGCGTTCAGCGAGAACGCGACCGCGGCCGGCTGGAGGACCGTCCCCTGCTGGTACCTGGTCTCCCGGCACGACAACGCCGTCGCCCCCGAGGCCCAGCGCTTCATGGCCCAGCGGATGGCGGCGACCACCGAGGAGATCGACGGATCGCACATCGCCTTCGTCGCGCGACCCGTACGCACCGCCGAGTTCATCAAGGCCGCGCTCGCCAAGGTCTGA
- a CDS encoding MFS transporter — translation MSAEPLAVASPQAPTAPAGQPGRWRQLALLSGLTSMDGTEGSVATVLFPALRTALGVPLSALGVLVAASKLAGMVTGPAWAALAQRTNRKAVLVISSGLWGGWSIATGLAQNWTQLVVLFTIAAAGFAGGGPLVNGILADLFEDATRGRASGYLYGGAAVGLAVVGPLLGQLSRVHDGWRYGFFVSGAVTVVFGVLVLLFFRDPGVGAADRAQPPARTLAPSDRLTGAVLRELLGIRTRQLILVQRLTNSQFTLLSFGVVYLVDVFHFSNAEASLVTAPAALAYLLGTVLGGIVVDRAQRRWPGTGRLVTWQAATLAWAVAALLGTQVSWPSIGIYIAFFAALGLFQGFNPGANRPILMAVTRPELRSAAFALMLSAESAGWALNTLVVGYLSDAIGLRAAVLWLVVVLCLANGLFMTTLYRPYARESAALEAAED, via the coding sequence ATGTCGGCGGAGCCCCTCGCCGTGGCAAGCCCGCAGGCCCCCACCGCCCCGGCGGGACAACCGGGGCGGTGGCGTCAACTCGCCCTGCTCAGCGGACTGACCAGTATGGACGGTACCGAGGGCAGCGTCGCCACGGTGCTCTTCCCGGCCCTGCGGACCGCCCTGGGCGTACCGCTGTCCGCACTCGGGGTGCTGGTCGCCGCCTCGAAGCTGGCCGGCATGGTGACCGGCCCGGCCTGGGCGGCGCTGGCCCAGCGCACCAACCGCAAGGCGGTCCTGGTGATCTCCTCGGGACTGTGGGGCGGTTGGAGCATCGCGACGGGCCTGGCCCAGAACTGGACCCAGCTGGTGGTCCTGTTCACCATCGCGGCCGCCGGCTTCGCCGGGGGCGGACCGCTGGTCAACGGCATCCTCGCCGACCTGTTCGAGGACGCCACCCGGGGTCGGGCCTCGGGGTACCTCTACGGCGGTGCCGCCGTGGGCCTGGCGGTCGTCGGCCCGCTCCTGGGCCAGCTCTCCCGGGTCCACGACGGCTGGCGCTACGGGTTCTTCGTCTCCGGCGCGGTCACCGTCGTGTTCGGCGTGCTGGTCCTGCTCTTCTTCCGGGACCCGGGGGTCGGGGCTGCCGACCGGGCGCAGCCGCCTGCGCGGACTCTCGCGCCGTCGGACCGGCTGACCGGGGCGGTGCTGCGCGAGCTGCTGGGCATCCGCACCCGCCAGCTGATCCTGGTCCAGAGGTTGACGAACAGTCAGTTCACGCTGCTCAGCTTCGGGGTGGTCTATCTGGTCGACGTCTTCCACTTCAGCAACGCCGAGGCCTCGCTGGTGACCGCGCCGGCCGCGTTGGCCTACCTGCTCGGCACGGTGCTCGGCGGCATCGTGGTGGACCGGGCGCAGCGCCGATGGCCGGGCACCGGACGGCTGGTGACGTGGCAGGCCGCAACCCTCGCCTGGGCCGTCGCCGCCCTGCTGGGCACCCAGGTCAGCTGGCCGTCGATCGGGATCTACATCGCCTTCTTCGCCGCGCTGGGCCTGTTCCAGGGGTTCAATCCGGGCGCCAACCGCCCGATCCTGATGGCGGTGACCCGACCCGAACTGCGCAGCGCCGCGTTCGCGCTGATGCTGTCGGCCGAGTCGGCGGGCTGGGCGCTCAACACCCTCGTGGTCGGCTACCTCAGCGACGCCATCGGGCTGCGCGCCGCGGTGCTGTGGCTGGTGGTGGTCCTCTGCCTCGCCAACGGGCTCTTCATGACCACCCTGTACCGGCCCTACGCCCGGGAGTCCGCCGCCCTCGAAGCCGCCGAGGACTGA
- a CDS encoding sulfatase family protein: MRIIYVDVDTLRADHTTPYGYHRPTTPNLQALADKSVTFDRYYCSDSPCLPSRTALTSGQFGITNGVIGHFGQAAQFRLDAGHGPEPDRPLLGQRLGWGGYYTAAVSVFAERHRAYFFHGNFRESIRATDRFGDEEAQDVNRVAIDWLRRHAEQDDWYLHLTYWEPHTDYTQPAEWTERMAASGPVQAWPDEETIEAHAEVYGPRSALDLHYSLTGPGRSPVPHNMPDAIRSRADFEHLINGFDGAISYWDHHFGLLMATLEELGIAQDTAVIVSADHGESFGELGSYAEHGLANEPTHRLPLVVYWPGVTDDLPEQARRNDALLYNIDLAPTLCDLLGLSVPAGWQGESFARAVRGEETESREYLVLGHGAHTYQRAVRTRDHLYIRTYHPGCFRAEWEQLFDVTGDPYLTRDLLDSQPELAARMRSHLSEWWHRYAGRPGCLPDPMQTTLQTGPTHYNDPVRYAQHLRDTGRSHLAQDLEERLAALTVPVSWHTPEVPQTPRLLGRWQQLLQERATHGGQRS; the protein is encoded by the coding sequence TTGCGTATCATCTACGTCGATGTGGACACCCTTCGCGCCGACCACACCACCCCTTACGGCTACCACCGGCCGACCACCCCGAACCTGCAGGCGCTGGCGGACAAGTCGGTCACCTTCGACCGCTACTACTGCTCCGACTCTCCCTGCCTGCCCTCCCGCACCGCGCTGACCAGCGGGCAGTTCGGCATCACCAACGGCGTCATCGGGCACTTCGGCCAGGCCGCGCAGTTCCGTCTGGACGCCGGGCACGGCCCCGAGCCCGACCGTCCGCTGCTCGGTCAGCGCCTGGGCTGGGGCGGCTACTACACCGCGGCGGTCTCGGTCTTCGCCGAGCGCCACCGGGCGTACTTCTTCCACGGCAACTTCCGCGAGAGCATCCGGGCCACCGACCGCTTCGGCGACGAGGAGGCCCAGGACGTCAACCGGGTGGCCATCGACTGGCTCCGCCGGCACGCCGAGCAGGACGACTGGTACCTGCACCTGACCTACTGGGAACCGCACACCGACTACACCCAGCCGGCGGAGTGGACCGAGCGGATGGCGGCCTCCGGGCCGGTGCAGGCCTGGCCGGACGAGGAGACCATCGAGGCGCACGCCGAGGTGTACGGGCCGCGCAGCGCGCTGGACCTGCACTACTCCCTCACCGGACCCGGCCGCTCACCGGTGCCGCACAACATGCCCGACGCCATCCGCTCCCGCGCCGACTTCGAGCACCTGATCAACGGCTTCGACGGCGCGATCAGCTACTGGGACCACCACTTCGGCCTGCTGATGGCCACCCTGGAGGAGTTGGGCATCGCGCAGGACACCGCCGTGATCGTCAGCGCCGACCACGGCGAGTCCTTCGGCGAGCTGGGCTCCTACGCCGAGCACGGCCTGGCCAACGAACCCACCCACCGGCTCCCGTTGGTCGTGTACTGGCCCGGCGTCACCGACGACCTGCCCGAACAGGCCAGACGCAACGACGCCCTGCTCTACAACATCGACCTCGCCCCGACTCTCTGCGACCTGCTCGGCCTGAGCGTCCCGGCCGGCTGGCAGGGCGAGTCCTTCGCCCGGGCCGTCCGCGGCGAGGAGACCGAGTCGCGGGAGTACCTGGTGCTGGGCCACGGCGCCCACACCTACCAGCGCGCCGTGCGCACCCGTGACCACCTCTACATCCGCACCTACCACCCCGGATGCTTCCGTGCCGAGTGGGAACAGCTCTTCGACGTCACCGGCGACCCCTACCTGACCCGTGATCTGCTCGACAGCCAACCCGAGTTGGCCGCGCGGATGCGCTCCCACCTGTCCGAGTGGTGGCACCGGTACGCGGGCAGGCCCGGCTGTCTGCCCGACCCGATGCAGACGACCCTGCAGACCGGGCCCACCCACTACAACGACCCGGTCCGGTACGCGCAGCACCTGCGCGACACCGGGCGGAGCCACCTGGCCCAGGACCTGGAGGAGCGGCTCGCCGCCCTGACCGTCCCGGTCTCCTGGCACACGCCCGAGGTCCCTCAGACGCCCCGACTCCTCGGCCGCTGGCAGCAGCTGCTGCAGGAACGCGCCACGCACGGCGGACAGCGGAGCTGA